The nucleotide window GCTGTGCttttaacaaattaatttgactgggagaaaataaaaatattattgaatcGGCAATCTCTAGTGAGGAATACGTTCAATGATTCAGCAATTCATGAAACAGAAAATTGTTTGCTCTttataaaattgagaaaaacattTCGGAAAGAATTTATCTTTCGCCAAACACCTCTCAACCAGGGTTGGGGCCCCTGCgaggccccttacccttccacccctcgcccagctgtgctgcggggcccgcctttgcttcccccactcttcagTGTTAGTGAGAAGAgtgggtaaggggcctggcgggaCTCGCAGATGGCTACCCTGTACTGTATTTTGTTTATGCATATCAATTGTACTGTTTCCTTACCGTTACAATTATTTTTTAGGTACAAACAAGCACTATGGGACGCTACACAGGGAAAAAGTGTCGCCTTTTGACAATGCTGTGGCTCACTGCTCTATTTTTCTTAGTAGAAATAGTAGTAGGTTATGTAACTAACTCGATGGCTTTAATTGCTGACAGTTTTCACATGCTGTCGGATGTAGCAGCATTGGTCGTTGCATTTCTTTCCGTAAAGGTAAGCCATTTATTTGATTAATCTTGATGTTCCTTCATATcttctacgagttacaaaatatacacaaatacacttgttatacattcatttttcagaatcaaatcatataaattttttgcaTTGTGTATGTTGCAGATGTCGCCAAAGAAATGGTCTAAAAATACATTCGGTTGGGCCAGAGCCGAAGTTTTAGGTGCTTTGGTAAATGCTGTCTTTTTAGTCGCATTGTGTTTTAGTATTACCGTCGAAGCATGTAAGAGATTTATTGAAATAGAAGAAATACATGAACCTAAATTACTTGTAGCAGTCGGTGCACTTGGGTTACTAGTGAATGTTATTGGACTGTGTTTATTTCATGGTAAGTAAATAGAGATTGTTACATTCTCATCCTATTCAGTCTCTTCCCAGATCATGCTAGGTCACTGTGCGACACCAAAACGTTCATAACTTGTGAATCAAtgtactgatcgtccatcagaTGAGATGGCAGTGAGGAACTTGTAGCGACCAGGTGATATATCCCTACAAACAAGAAATAGCATGCAAAAATCAAAGTGACCCTTTTGCAATTCAATTTCACCCCTTCGTAAGTCAATTTCACCCCTTCGtaagtcaatttcacccttttgcaaatcaatttcaaccttctgcaaatcaatttcaacctatagcaaatcaatttcaacctataGCAAATCAATTCcacattgatttgcaaaagggtggattcggagtgcaaaacttgtgaaaggttgaaattgacttGCATAAGGTTAGTTTGATTTGCCAAACGgacaaattgatttgcaaaaggttgagtttgatttgcaaaagatgGAATGTGATTTGCAAAACCTGTAAAAGGTTGAAGTTGATGTGCAAAAGGGTGAAGTTGATTTGTAAAAGGTGGAATTTCATTTGCAAAAGGTGGAATTTGATTTTCGCACGCTATTTTTTGTTTGTAGGGATATCACCTGGTCCCCCTACAAGTTGCACACTGCCATCtcctgatggacgatcagtacaAAGATATCTCTAGCATTACTTGTTGAATTCTCACAACGCTTCTTTCAGCATACAGTCTCGAACCGAAACGATTTTTCCTCATTGTACGCTCAATTCATTCTGTATGCCTGTATCGTTAAATGTTAATTTAGATACCATTCATTCCTTTCTCGGAAGTCATAATGTAATAAACATGCAACTTCCGCGAAGCATGATGGTCACGTTTTTAGCTGCGTATGATTTAGTATGATCTTGGATAAATGTGTGCGATGATCTATGAAATATGatgctatttttaaaaaaaatgagtttaccTCCTCCTTCTTTAAAATTCTTGGAATtatgtaccaaatttatttcttgggcTATATACAATTGGAAAAAAATgaccaaaaatttggatagacacatgcTTTTTATGTTCatgaaataatgtgaaatagttatttctagaccTTcgaaaacctagtgttaatgtaACAacagtcgttaagggatgaaatcaattgatTGAGGATGAGATCCCCAGTCTAATCACAACACTGTGCCCTGTGCCACAGAAAACGAGTTCAAACGTTATCGAACGTAATTTGTTATCGCGTCAAGTTACGAAGAATATTTTACTTTGATTTTGTTACAGAACATGGCCATTCGCATGCACATTCACACGGTATATCTCGAAGTCATAACAGGCTTAGCTCTTTCGTCGGAACAGACGACAACGAAAATGACGAAACTTACAGACCATCAACACCTCAGGTGAAAAGGACACATCACGGTCATACGCATGACGCCAGTCAAATGAATATGCGTGGTGTATTTCTTCATGTACTTTCCGATGCCTTAGGATCTGTTATTGTAATCGTATCTGCTTTAATTGTTTGGTTGACAAAATGGGAGTACAGGTAAtctcaatttttgttataaacttAAATACTTTACGAATATTGAATTTGGTAACATAAGAAACTGTAATCTCGATTTTCTCTTTTGAGATATACCGATATCTCGATGCATCAGTTTGGATTATCGCATTATTTTGAATGACAGGTATCATGTAAGCATAACTCACCAACTGTTAAAATTCATTCGAGTTTGGTTTTTCATAAAGACGTTTAAAGAATCGCTATAATTATAAACGATACTCGGTCTGCTTAAAATAACCCGCAACTGTTCAATCATAGTCGGAAAACTATTCGAGCATTCGTATACATTTCAAGTAAACTTATAAAGAACAAATAAAATGCACGTTTCCTGTCGATTCCGTGCAATTATCAGCGCAAGGGAAATATTTTTACGATGCACTCAGCACTATGCAGATGTTCATAAGAAAGAAATAGTCCCTTGACACACTGATTCTTTAACCATTTCTCACAGCACTCGTTCAATTCTCAACACATTCTGAACGAGAAACAGCGGTCTCAACAATTCTGTTTATGTGATCTTTGTTTATTTGGAAAGACGAACGATTCTTGCGAATCATGTCATCTTCTGCCTTAGTCAGTTTTCCGTGTAAACGTGTAAAGGCCGAGTCGTATATTTTGCAATAATCCACCTGTCTGTAAACTCTAGTTGACAGTTAGACGACCTTTCTTGCATGAACATGTATGCATAGTATTGTTATAATAAAAGAAGGAGAAACAATAAATTAGAAAAGATGGAGGTGGGGTTCGCATAGGGAGTTCTAACCTCTATTTCTTAATAGTATGTGCACGTCCATAAGTATTTGGACAGTTAGCGAAATCTAATCAAGAGTTTCTAGTTtcgtacatattatattaataagatGCATATATTAAGATGACGTAAAATATCAGAATAATGCAATAACTAAAATTGGATAAGAGAACGGAAAGGTTTTTAAGCTGTGGgcgttttatattttatttttattatattctatGTGAATTGTTGCAGAATTCTTTAACTGCAACTCGAGCGATTAAGCGAAAAGTGTTAATCTAATTTCCGATTGCTAGATAATTTGAGGATTGGTGGTTGCGGTTAAAAAATTACACTTGAGATCGCATTGTAATACACTGTGTTATTTttctaatataattatattctaaTCGTTAATAGGAAATATTCTAAACAGTAGTGCAAATACAGAAGTGTCCAAATACTTATGGACGGTAGTATACACggcataaaatttatattatatgtatataagttTTATGACTTGTCTTGGTCGACTGGtatctaaattattataatagaaAAGAGTccaactttcatttttcaaccttTAATATTTCAGAAACAGAGCTTCGACTTTGAAAATGGTAAAAGAATTTCTGATTTGTATTTGCATGACAATTACGCATGTCCCAGGATACCCCATATTTTTCGGGCACTCTGTATATGTAttacaatctttttttttttcttcaaaatgatTGTTCTATCTGTATTATGTAGCTTGCGAATGTCATTTCGCGAAGTGTTTATAtaagatttttattatttacagaTTTTACATTGATCCAGCTCTTTCGCTGTTGTTAGTTATTCTCATCCTGCGGTCAGTGTGGCCGTTGCTGCAAGAATCTGCCTTGATTCTTTTGCAAACTGTACCGACACATATTCAGGTAACATTATGTCAACTACGCGATACGTTTTAGAGTGATTTAAAGTAAGCAACCCGTTGGAATTTcagaagaaaaattgtaatatctCCTTATCATAAATTCAATCTAGATTTCTATAGATGCGAGGACCATGTTAAATAATATCCTTATATTAAGCATTTAAGCAAGAATTAGATTCTACGAAaagtttgtttccttgcgccatttaatttccatttaaaaactGTTTTGTAGCTTGAACAGTTTCAAAGTAATCGACTTTTATGATGTAATCGACTCTATTCTTGATACGAATACAATGAAAATCTATTTGAATTTGTTACTGCAGGTTGACGCTATACAACAACGTTTACTCGAAAATGTTGACGGTGTTTTGGCTGTACACGAGTTTCACGTGTGGCAATTAGCTGGCGACCGGATAATCGCTTCAGCGCACATCAGGTGCAGAAATTTATCAGAGTATATGAAAATTGCGGAGCAAGTTAAAGAATTTTTTCACAACGAGGGCATACACTCTACTACGATACAGCCAGAATTTATTGACGTAAGTAGAATAATATTTCTGTTTCTAATTGATCTCGTACGGAATTTTGTGAAACTACCAAGTAAAATCATAAACTAAACTATCATCGCCAATTAACTAAAAATACTTTTAACATTCCAGTATCAATCTAATAGTGAAATTAAGGAAACACCGACAGAGGATTGTGTTCTAGACTGTCCAAAAACTGACAAACCTTGCAATCATGCAACATGCTGTGGTCCTTCTAAACAGGTACGCGTTctcaattataattagactgcggatgatcATCAATGTAACAaagcttcccacaatcaatgcagaacatgtttattttgcgtaaagattcacagtctaattataatacacgttctttcataataatttaatccaGACCATCTCCCTTCCGCAGCATGCCTCGAAGAAAGAGACAAGCTTCCGTTCTCCCTGTTCTAAATGCCTTGGGCAATGCTTAGAAGCCATTAGTTCAGATTCGAGTACGATGATAGGTAACATATTTAACCCCAGACTACAGAGGTTGATTGTACACGACACATGAATATCGGTCGTTTGTATAATTGACTATACCACACTCTTGATATCTGCTCCATCTTCCTAAATCCCCACATCTTGTACTTTCGTTTCATTTTCTCCATTCCTTCGCTTAATTTTCTCGTTGTTCCTTGTACAATATCTTTTACCATATGTAGAACCTTTAACTCATTTCAAAACACCGTGCTCGAtgtctgctcgaggcaggcctggctgactgggaatatatcggtcaaaatgaccggttccagatcttttattttacgattattgatacaataaaaataatttcataagaaatgattgcaaTAGGAGctgcgcaaagtctaaataaaatcaatcttgtcatttttataagaagCACTGGTCGAATGACAAAACCACTAATGTAAATAGGTTTCTAATTAATTTGTATTGTTCCGCAGGGTCGTGAGACTCCTTCGCCTGGAGAAACACCATACATGTGCAGACAACGCAATAGCCTTGCACGCTCGACTGGATCTATAAGAGGAGCAGAACAACAAGAGGTCAATGAAATGGAACGCGGACATTTACTATCTCTGCCCGCCTCGCATAATTCCGTCCAACTTCCACATTCTCAAGTTAACACCCCAGTTGTCTAAGTTATCAATCGTATTATCCATACACCTACCTCTATAACAAAATCTGCGGCGCGTTacaatgttattataaaaaaaaaaaattcaataaactgaTATACGTATGTATGTTTCTTTATTTTAGTAAGATTAAAAAATCTGAAGAGACAAAAATCTTTATAAATCTCTCGTCTACGACAAAAAAATTCACAGAAACATAAGTTATTACACACacgctaatatattaaattgtattatttatataaagagTTACTCTATTTGTATTTGTGTTTACTATAAAATACTGTAATGGCTTCACATTTATCCTTCCTTCTCGACAATCCTTTACAGGGCATAATTTTACCCCTATCGTATTTATAGCATCGTTGATAAATTGTAAGACTGAAATTTTGTACGTTCATCGTTTACATTTTAATTCGAcgaattgtattttatttataatttcatatttttaaacgAATATATCAAATTACGACGTAATCGTAGAGCAATAAAACATTTTGGAAGATCTGAAACGAAATGCGTGTATATTTACTCGAGATGAAAATTATTTCCACGTTGTTTTGGAAATATGAAAAGCCATGACGTGCCCGACGAAGTATTTAATAACTTTCACCTGTTTACTGCACTATAATGCTTCCATGTCAATCATATGTGCACATTTATATTCATTCTACTTCTTaattgttgaaactgaaaaattgaagttgaaattgaaaaattgatgttgaaaactgaaaaatggaagtggaaattgagaaattgatgttgaaaactgaaaaatggaagtggaaattgagaaattgatgttgaaaactgaaaaatggaagtggaaattgaaaaattgatgttgaaacctgaaaaatggaagtggaaattgaattgaatcgcacacgcgcaacgtgtcacatattactctagtcatcagagagggggtacctcatatcggcgtgattcccctcatctggcagcactgcgcatgcgcaacgaTTTTTAGCATCAGCATACTGCAAATTGAAAACGCGCGTAAACTGGTACAAAAGTTAATAACATTGAACCGGCGTCGTGTTGATACATCAATATTTATGTGTGGTGTCAGCGAGGTTAAAATACGAAAATGTCAGAAGCCGAAATTATAGGTGATCTAGTCCAAAAATTGATTCTTTCTCTGTGCGGAGATCAAAAGACAGGTAACGCTGCACATTCTTATTTACAACGAATGataaattctatttaaaaaataaatataacggaGAATCATTTCTCCAGTACATTGTAAATAAATCATCTTCTGTGATGGTAGTCCTAACCTATCTTAACCTCAACATAAGCAATCGAGTAATATCTGACCAAATATTTTGAATGTTAgcaagaatattaaatataattgttGTTTCTTCTTATCTAATTGAATACATATATCTCTAGAATAATTAGACGCTACTGTCACTGTTTATACAACAAACAAGACTTTATTTATTTCGTGATACAGATGTCAAAATTGATGCAATTGAACAATTGCTTTGAcagatacagttactcgaattaatattcggacgctccaaaaaagacgataactttttcaatattgtattatacgatttgaacttttttgggaagcaatTTACCAAACacacaggatgtgaaaaaatttttttcggaaatagcaattgatcggaattgtagaaaaaatactgaaagtggcatttcacaacttttttatgtggaccaatatcgaaaatttaaaaagtacgttttgtggGTCTTTTTAAGAAAATGAATGCGACCTCGATGTCTctgaaaaaaatgacataaaaacaacaattttttggtgtcgtatgagccccattttaccattcaactttgtcctcgagacatttaatgtatcttcgaaaacaacaaagatatttcaggtgataacgttaggcgACTCGCCCTGCATAGTAATTAACGCTCATGTTGTTCGAAGGAAAAATTCTCCTTTATAATGCACAAACATTTTAGACAGTGCGCCTAATTTGTTATTTCATGTATTGTTTTTAGAAGCAGTAAGAAAATGGATGCGTTTCGCTCTCGAAGTTCTATCATCGtcgcaaggaatagaaacgCTGCAAGAAGACGAAGTTACTATAGCGAaccaaataaaagataaattgtCGCGCAGCGATACAGTACAATTCGACAAATTATTTCACGAGTTGAAGGATGGGGTACGCTACACATTTTACGCAATACATTTTTGTTTGGTATACAAGTTCCGTTGGTCAATTCCGGACGAATATATTTTATCGCGAAGTTTTCCTATGTGTTTGTTTACTTGCATCTAAGGAATATTTTAAGTTATATTTTTACTTTTCAGCTGTTGAAGCATAGAACGCAGTTTCTAGTGTTCTTAATAAATATGTCCGAAGCTGGCGATCATCCGAAGAAAAGGATATTTTCTGTTCCTGACTTGAAGCTTGGTCTAACCGCGGCCCATGCATCTTCCAGCGGTaagtaatattaaatatttgaaacctCTCTACGCTTACACGTCATTGTTTCATATTTAGCGACAACGCCAGAGGTGCATACGCCACAGCAAATTGTATCTGTAAATAATACGGAGAAGAGTTCGAGGGATTTTCTAATGAGATCCACCAGAATACTTGGCGAAGAATATATTTCCGAAGATATACTAGTTCAGGACCTTATATACTCTTTCCAAGGCATCGAAGGGAAAATATTAAAGTTGGATTCGAATTACGGTTTTCAAATAGACCCTACGCTGAATATTGATAGACCTCGGAAACAATCTACGTTGAGATTGAGCGAACTTGGGCATTTAcacaatataatacaaaaaggtTTAGAGAGAATATCAGCTGCTTCGAGTGGACAGGTGGCTGACAGTTTTGTTGCAGCTTTGTACTCGAAATTGTCTGAATATTATAGATTTATAGCTACTATACAAGAAGAAGTAAACAGGTATATCATTTTATTAAGTCTTTCTCAGGGCTGGCCAtctggggggtgcggcggatgctatgcaccAGCCAGAAAACTTTCAATCGCATACCtctaattattatacatcacTTTACTTATAATTCACTCCGCTACATTACAGAGCACATTCACAATTAGGATTATATAAAGTTACTCTATCGCATCTACACCTCTGGGCATACGAGCCTTTAGAAACgttaaaatggttggcgagtaTGGTGAGAGCTTGTCAAGGCCAGAAAGGTGGTGCTCTCGCCTCTGCAGTATACGAATTTAGCAACTACGGAGACGCGGACGTGAAGAAGTTGATCAAGGAAATTTTGGAAAGCGTCTGCGATCCTTTGTACAATATGCTGATAAAGTGGATTGCCGACGGTGAATTGGATGATCCGTACAGGGAATTTTTTATTGAGACTTGCGCTGACATTACCGGAGAGAGAATGTGGCATGAAAAGTATCAAGTTCGTAACAGCATGCTTCCATCTTTTATCTCGAAATCGCAAGCTAAAAAGATCCTGGGTACAGGAAAGAGTATTAACTTCTTGCGCGAAGTATGTAAAGATGTTACACCTTGGCAAGGCAAACACACAAAcatgtttaaaaatttcaccGAGGAGTACAAAGGTATCCGCAATAATCTACACGTCACGTAAGAAGTTGTTTCGTTGAATCTAGAAGTATCTCAATATCTCTGATATTTGTATTCTGTTCAGTTGATGTTCTCTTCGATATGGATCCAGACGGTCGATTGCAAAATATGATGGATACAGCTTATAAAGCAACATCAACCAGAGTAGTCGAAGTGCTAACAAAGCAATACCACTTTATGGACCACTTGCACGCCATTAAAGGATATCTTCTACTAGGACAAGGGCATTTTATTCAACATCTTATGCACTTGTTGGAGTAAGTAGGAGAATCTCTCTCAAGACGTTCGCGATATTATTTGACAGGGTGTAGGCCACAAGTCTCGAAGAGGATTGAACATTTAAaggattgaattttatttaaatttctaaattatatataacttTAAGTTTCAtgcatttttaatcatttaaatGTTTACTCTGAAAGTAAGGTTAGGTTCGCTCCTGGTGCGACCGACCTGCCCCCTATAACGAGAACAGTACCTGCCCTCGATTTGGCGTCCATTTGACATGGAATTTTCGCGCCTTCTGATATATATCCGTCCCTTCTAAACAATAATTGTACATGTATTTGTTTTTTCCGACTTCTAGGCTGGAATTAGATAAACCTGCAAGCTCTCTATATCCGCACAATATATCTTCCATTCTGGAAACGGGAATAAGAGCAACTAGTGCAAAAATAGATGACTTGGATTTAGATGGGAGACTCGATGTAAGATTGTTAGCGCCATCGGAAAATGAAACCGGTTGGGACGTTTTTATACTTGATTACAATGTTGGTGGACCCATCGGAACTGTACGTTTCCTAATATCTCTATTAGGGTTATTCCAAATAAACCActtttttcggcgtttttcctaagttacacatttttgaatatttttagaTTCTCGAACCATATAGAGAAGTGTATCAGACCATATTTTTCGCGCTGTGGAGAGCGAAAAGGATGGAATCTATATTGTGCGCGATCTGGAAACGTCAAATAACTTCAGCGAAAATGTTTCGCAAGATGCCGGAAGTGCTGACGATTCAGACTCACATACATTTAATTACAAGCAGTATGGTTCACTTGGTTCATCAAATGcagtatttctttttatttgagGTGAGAccgaaaattatattaattgtcAACGACGAGAAGCTTCAAAAACGCTTTTTAAAATGGTGTTTTTCCATTAAACAATGAATATTACGTCTGAAAATGAAAGATTATAAAGATATTAATGAAACAATGTTTCAAGGTGATCGAATGTTCCTGGGATGCATTCGCGAAACAGCTTGGACAAGCAGTCTCGCTAGACGACATAATCACTGCACATACTTACTTCATCGACACGATAAGGCGTGGTACTTTCCTAGATGAAAAATCTCAAGTAAGTATCCAAATGAATGAATCTGTGGTACgtgaaatataaatatgtaaatacaaattatatttctaaACTTGTTGATCGACACGATTTAAGAAATACTTGTAATAATATATGCTTCAGAACGTGAACATAGGCTTTCGTCAAAGTGGCTATTCGAAGCCAAAAGATATGTTGGTATACCAACCACTTGATATATCACGTAATATCCATGAAATTGCACAGGTAATTTCTCGAACTCGATGCACTGTCTGAAGATCCACAACTTAGTTCCTCGAATACTGTTAAAACTTCTTTAGTTTATGACGGGTCACAGATTCAGGATATCAGTTTTTCTTGAAACGAAAAGAATCACTTAGACAAAATATTACAGATATCATCACGAGGTAAACGGAATTTTgtacgtgaaattatgaaatttaatCACGAAAATAATTCACTTTTCTGTGACTGAATGGTTGTGAACAGGTGTCCATTAAACACAATTGTTTGGTCTCGGTCTGGTTTTCCAAGCGGACGAATCGTAAGGGTGGCGGCACAAGCGGATGGCACAACTCCGAAATTGACAGGGTCTAGGTAAACCGAAGAAAAACTTGTTAAATAATGCCGGGAGAAAGATCAACTTGTCAAAATACATCGTTCACCTTGgttattttcaaattcgaaaATCCGGAACATCTCATAACCTCTAAAGTATTATACGCAGGACTTTTCCGAATTAAATTTCAACGTTTCACATGTAAAATATTGCAGGCTTTGTGTTGATACCTGTAATAGAACTTTGATAAGGGATAAATCTAGGATAAGAGGGGATAAAATATAGCGATGCTGTTAACGAATGACAGAATTAttgaataaagaataaatagtGCATTCTTTATCAGGAGCTGATGGATCATCTACGTTCGGTGTACGGACCAATTCTGGATTTGCAGAATCTCGAAGAAACATTCCTGAAGGTTGCCACACGCGAATACAAAGCGAGATTAAATGACACCAATGCTACTTATTCGTCGAAACGACCAGATCCTGTAGATCAGACTGACGAAGAAGTGGCGAAACGTCAAGCTACCTTTGTAAAATATCTCAACACACTTTTCATTCAACTTAGATTGCTGTCAAGAACATATCAGGTAAATACTTTCATAGAAGTGCCCTTATTTtctaacagtttcatttaagattgcagtgTGAAAGaatatttctatgctttcttttgatacagcaaaattattggaaatcctCTGAAGAACATCAAAATAGAACGTTGTATATTTGTTACAGGACAGAGTGAAGAAATTTCTCATAATGCTTGCGTCTGCTGAAGATGTTTCGCTGCAATTATTAAGCGTACGGTTAGACTTTAACGAATACTATAAAAGTAAAGACAACCGTCTCGTCGTGCCGCTGACGTATCAACACCGGAGGTAAAGCCGCGAAATCATTTCGAGCTGTATGTAGATCTGTTTCAGTTTGTAATACGCGAAGTATTCGaagatattaattatttaaatttcataacaATTGATTGATATTAGTTCGTTTATACGGAGATTTAACGCGCAAAGTACAACGTATATTTGAAATGTGATAGCATGTTCTTCAAGTATTCGATGATAATACTTTTGTACCATTCTAAGGAAAATAAATATGATAATTTCTATATCTTTGTAATCGTTTTCTTTTTATCAAATGATACAAATTTAATTCTTACTTcaatgtacatgtacatatacaatGCACTTCGTTGTGCATTGAACCATTTTGTAGAAAACTTAATTACACATGTTATGCAAAACATTTTCGTCAGTATATATTTGAAAATCAACTGCTGTTAAAAGTACATTCTTAGCGTTTTGTAAAACAAAGAAACGGACATTTTATAAGTTAAATAATTTTGGACATGAACTGTCGcgtcaataaaaaagatttaatttttcgaattagtatacgttcaCACACGCGAGAAGAGACATAAAATGTTTTACTATATCGCCATTGTACTTATCTGTATCATGGTGTGTTTGCCACGTCTTTTAACTGTTTGTACAATCTGTAGGGATCACCCCACGATCCAAAATTAAGATCTGTCAACTCCCCTATTTGTTCCAAATGTTCGTGTACTGTTGCG belongs to Lasioglossum baleicum chromosome 17, iyLasBale1, whole genome shotgun sequence and includes:
- the Znt63c gene encoding solute carrier family 30 member 1, giving the protein MGRYTGKKCRLLTMLWLTALFFLVEIVVGYVTNSMALIADSFHMLSDVAALVVAFLSVKMSPKKWSKNTFGWARAEVLGALVNAVFLVALCFSITVEACKRFIEIEEIHEPKLLVAVGALGLLVNVIGLCLFHEHGHSHAHSHGISRSHNRLSSFVGTDDNENDETYRPSTPQVKRTHHGHTHDASQMNMRGVFLHVLSDALGSVIVIVSALIVWLTKWEYRFYIDPALSLLLVILILRSVWPLLQESALILLQTVPTHIQVDAIQQRLLENVDGVLAVHEFHVWQLAGDRIIASAHIRCRNLSEYMKIAEQVKEFFHNEGIHSTTIQPEFIDYQSNSEIKETPTEDCVLDCPKTDKPCNHATCCGPSKQGRETPSPGETPYMCRQRNSLARSTGSIRGAEQQEVNEMERGHLLSLPASHNSVQLPHSQVNTPVV
- the Grip91 gene encoding gamma-tubulin complex component 3 isoform X1, which produces MSEAEIIGDLVQKLILSLCGDQKTEAVRKWMRFALEVLSSSQGIETLQEDEVTIANQIKDKLSRSDTVQFDKLFHELKDGLLKHRTQFLVFLINMSEAGDHPKKRIFSVPDLKLGLTAAHASSSATTPEVHTPQQIVSVNNTEKSSRDFLMRSTRILGEEYISEDILVQDLIYSFQGIEGKILKLDSNYGFQIDPTLNIDRPRKQSTLRLSELGHLHNIIQKGLERISAASSGQVADSFVAALYSKLSEYYRFIATIQEEVNRAHSQLGLYKVTLSHLHLWAYEPLETLKWLASMVRACQGQKGGALASAVYEFSNYGDADVKKLIKEILESVCDPLYNMLIKWIADGELDDPYREFFIETCADITGERMWHEKYQVRNSMLPSFISKSQAKKILGTGKSINFLREVCKDVTPWQGKHTNMFKNFTEEYKVDVLFDMDPDGRLQNMMDTAYKATSTRVVEVLTKQYHFMDHLHAIKGYLLLGQGHFIQHLMHLLELELDKPASSLYPHNISSILETGIRATSAKIDDLDLDGRLDVRLLAPSENETGWDVFILDYNVGGPIGTILEPYREVYQTIFFALWRAKRMESILCAIWKRQITSAKMFRKMPEVLTIQTHIHLITSSMVHLVHQMQYFFLFEVIECSWDAFAKQLGQAVSLDDIITAHTYFIDTIRRGTFLDEKSQNVNIGFRQSGYSKPKDMLVYQPLDISRNIHEIAQELMDHLRSVYGPILDLQNLEETFLKVATREYKARLNDTNATYSSKRPDPVDQTDEEVAKRQATFVKYLNTLFIQLRLLSRTYQDRVKKFLIMLASAEDVSLQLLSVRLDFNEYYKSKDNRLVVPLTYQHRR
- the Grip91 gene encoding gamma-tubulin complex component 3 isoform X2, translated to MSEAEIIGDLVQKLILSLCGDQKTEAVRKWMRFALEVLSSSQGIETLQEDEVTIANQIKDKLSRSDTVQFDKLFHELKDGLLKHRTQFLVFLINMSEAGDHPKKRIFSVPDLKLGLTAAHASSSATTPEVHTPQQIVSVNNTEKSSRDFLMRSTRILGEEYISEDILVQDLIYSFQGIEGKILKLDSNYGFQIDPTLNIDRPRKQSTLRLSELGHLHNIIQKGLERISAASSGQVADSFVAALYSKLSEYYRFIATIQEEVNRAHSQLGLYKVTLSHLHLWAYEPLETLKWLASMVRACQGQKGGALASAVYEFSNYGDADVKKLIKEILESVCDPLYNMLIKWIADGELDDPYREFFIETCADITGERMWHEKYQVRNSMLPSFISKSQAKKILGTGKSINFLREVCKDVTPWQGKHTNMFKNFTEEYKVDVLFDMDPDGRLQNMMDTAYKATSTRVVEVLTKQYHFMDHLHAIKGYLLLGQGHFIQHLMHLLELELDKPASSLYPHNISSILETGIRATSAKIDDLDLDGRLDVRLLAPSENETGWDVFILDYNVGGPIGTILEPYREVYQTIFFALWRAKRMESILCAIWKRQITSAKMFRKMPEVLTIQTHIHLITSSMVHLVHQMQYFFLFEVIECSWDAFAKQLGQAVSLDDIITAHTYFIDTIRRGTFLDEKSQELMDHLRSVYGPILDLQNLEETFLKVATREYKARLNDTNATYSSKRPDPVDQTDEEVAKRQATFVKYLNTLFIQLRLLSRTYQDRVKKFLIMLASAEDVSLQLLSVRLDFNEYYKSKDNRLVVPLTYQHRR